TCGGATTCGCCAGTAGGCGCTCGGCCATCTCGTCGGCGCGCTCGGCGGCGTCGTCCGCCGATTCGGCGTCGAGGTCCAACTCGAACCGGTCGGCCGAGCGGAGGTGGTCCAACTCGAAGCCGAGTCGCTGTAGGGCCTGCTTGGTCGTCTCTGCCTCGGGGTCGAGGACGCCCTCCTTCAGGCGGACCGTGACCGTGGCGGTGTAGGCAGTCATCGCTTCGAGATGGTCGTTCATGCTCAAAAGCCCTTTCGGAATCCGTGGTCGTTCCACGGACGTGCATAAATGCGGGAATCTTGCGCCGAAGCGGTTCCTTTTAGCGTCGAGCGTTCTCAGACAGAGCAACGATGTCTCCCGTGCAGGTGGTACGATGACGCAGCGCGAACTGACCGAAATCACTGTCATCGGCGACGACGACACCGGACTCGTCGCCCGCGTCACGAGTCTCCTCTTCGAGCGCGGAATCAACATCGAGGACTTGGACCAAGCGGTCCGCGACGACCTCTTCCGGATGACGATGCGCGTCGATACCGCCGGGATGGAGACCACCCGCGACGCGCTCCGCGCGGACCTCGGCGAACTCGGCGACGACCTCGGCGTGGACGTTCGGGTCCGGTTCCCCGACGACCGCGAGACCAAGCGCATCGCAGTGCTGGTCACCAAGGAAAGTCACTGCCTGCGGCGACTCTGCGAGGCCGAGGCGGACCTCGACGCCGAGATTTCGGTCGTCATCGGGAACCACCCGGACCTCGAATCGGTCGCCGAAGAGTACGACGTTCCCTTCCACGACATCGGCGACGCGCAGGGCAACGCCGACGAGGAACATCTGCTCGATTTGCTCGGGGAGTACGACGCCGACCTCGTGGTGCTGGCCCGCTACATGCGCATCCTCGGGCCGAACGTCGTCTTCCGCTACGAGGGCCGCATCATCAACGTCCACCCGAGCCTCCTGCCCGCGTTCCCCGGCGCGAAGGCCTACCGGCAGGCCAAGGAGGCGGGCGTCAGGTTGGCGGGCGTGACCGCCCACTACGTCACGACCGACCTCGACCAAGGTCCCATCGTCGCCCAGCGCGCGTTCAACGTGCCCGACGGCGCGAGCGTCGAGACGCTGAAAGAGCGTGGCCAACCCCTCGAAGCCGACGTGTTGCTGGAGGCGGTTCGTCTCCACCTCGGCGACGACCTGTCCATCCACCGCGGCCGGACCAAACTCCGAGATGACGCCGCGGAGGTGGCGACTGGCGCGAGCGACGACTCGGCCTATCAACTCGGCATGCCGCCCGAACTCGACCGAGCGACGCCGGACGAACCGACCGACGAGCGACTGGTCGCGCCCCCGGAGACGAGCGACGACTGAGAACCCTCGTCGTACTGCTCCTTTCAGCCTCGGTCTGTGGCTCCCTCCTGCGATTCGCCGAGCGGTAACGCCGCGATGGCCGCCTCTAGTCTCCGGATAACAAAGACGGTTCATCGCCAACCGCGACTCAATGCGTTTTCGGGACGCCGTTAGGGTGTTGTTCGTCGGTATCGTCGTCGCGTCGGCGTTCGTGTTCGCCTCGGGCTATCTCTCCGCCGAGACCACCTCGTCCTCGTCCGGACGGCCGACGTTCGACGCGTCTCCCAGAGAGGGAATCACGGTGGTCGCCACCGACTCGAACACATGGATGGGCGAGGCCAGCGACGGGCCGCGAGCGCGGGCCGAACTCGTCGCGTTCGCACCCAACGGCAGCGTGATGTACTACAACGATTCGCACACGCGCTACTGGGATGTGGACCCCGTGCAGGGCGCAGAGACGACCGTCGAGTACGTCGCGGCCGACCACCTCAACGCCTCGGAGTGCCACGCGACGACGCCCTGCACGCGGAACGTGGTCGAGCGCGCTAACCTCTCGACCGGCGAGGTGACGCGCCTCTACGGCCGCATCACGCCGGGCAAGCACTCGACGCGGTGGCACGACGCGGACCGATTGGACGAGGATAGCTTGGTCGTCGCCGACATTGCGCAGGACCGGGTGTACGTCGTCAACACGACCAGCGAACTCATCGAGTGGGAGTGGGACGCCCAGCGCGACTACTCGACGGCGAGCGGCGGGCCGTACCCCGAGGACTGGACGCACCTCAACGACGTGGAGGTGCTGGCCGACGGCACCATCATGGCCAGCCTGCGCAATCAGGACCAAGTGGTGTTCTTGAACCGCGAGACCGGCTTACAGGAGAACCGGACGCTCGGCGAGGACGGCGACCACGACACCATCTACGAACAGCACAACCCCGACTACATCAACGCCGCCGACGGCGGTCCCGCAGTTCTCATCGGCGACTCGGAGAACAACCGCGTGGTCGAGTACCAGCGCGAGGGCGGCGAGTGGACCCAGTCGTGGGTCTGGCAGGACGCTCGCACCCAGTGGCCGCGCGACGCCGACCGCCTGCCCAACGGCAACACGCTCGTTACCGACTCGAACGGCAACCGCGTCGTCGAGGTGAATCGGCAGGGCGAAGTCGTCTGGAGCGTGGACATCGCGTTTCCCTACGAGTCCGAGCGCCTGAACACCGGCGACGAGAGTACCGGCGGTCCCGCCGCGGCGGAGGCGGGCCTCCAGTCCAGAACCGGCGGCGGCGCGAGTCTGGGCGACTCCGCCGGACAGACGGCGGCGACCGAATCGGCCGGTCCGCTCGACCGAGCGTGGGCGGTCGTCAGGGACCTGCTCCCCGGCCGGACCGCCAACGGCTTGATGTACGTCACGCCGGTCTGGATGGGCGGCCCGGAGGTGCTGGCGCTCGCGGCGGCGCTCCTGACGCTGGTGGTCTGGGTCGTCTGCGAGGCTTACTGGTCGTCGTGGCGCGCGTCGGTTCACTCGCCGGTGTCGATTTCGCGGCGGAAGTGAGTAGATGGGAAAGCAGTAGTCAGGAGAATCACATCGTCGGCGCGCGCGAGCAACGCGTGCGAGGGATGAGGACCGCAGGTCGGAGCGAAGCGGAGACCGAGGACCGCAATCGGTTGGGGAGGACGAGGGTGCGGTGCTGTGCGGGGCGGTATGATAGGAGTCGGCAGTAGCTAGCGCATTCTCGATGAAAGTACGGAGAAGCTAGCTACTGCCGATTCCAAGGAGTTGACCGCGACCGCCCCGCGAGTTCGGATGTCAAGAAAGTACGCGAGAGTCGAGAATCAACTACCGAAAAGAACGTCTCAGAGGTCCCGAACCGCGCCCACAGCGTCCACCAGCGACGGGGCCTCGAACAGTTCTCGGCCGACGTAGGCGTTCGTCCCCGCCGCGTAGAGGTCGCTGGCGGCCTCGATAACCTCGTCGTCCAGCGATTCCGGCGACGCCTCGCAGAGCGATTTCCAGTCGGCAACGTCGCGCTTCTTGGCCTCCTGCTTGGCCGCATCGACCGCTTCGACCCACTCCGGTTGGGTGCGCTTGTGGTACTGGCGGACGAACTCCTTGCTGACCTGCTGGCCGTGGAAGGTAAAGCGGTTCTCGTCGAAGGTGCCCACCACGTCGGCGACGCGAACCTCACCGTCAACGTACAGGCACTCGATTTTACCGTCCTCGTGGACCAGTTCGGCCTCGGCGGCCTGCTCGGTGACGACCCGGTTCACTTCGCGGGCGACTGCTTCCAGTTCCGTCACGTCGGCGAGTCCGGCGATGCGGTCGGCCTCGCGGCGCGAGAGGTAGCGGTCGCCCTCCTCGTACTTCGTCGAGAACTCCACGATGGGTTCTTCGAGTTGGACGACGCCCTCGGGCCACTCCGCGAAGTCGAGACCGTGGTCCGCGGGGTCGGTGCGCCGCCGGAGACTCGACCCCACGGGGACGCTGTTCCGGAAGACGATTTCGAGCGGAATCAGGAAGTTGTCGCCCGCCGCCTCGTGGTAGGCGTCGTAGTCGTAGCTCCGGCCCTCGTGGGGCAGGTCGGGTACTTGGGTCAAGTCGATGGCCATCTCGGTCGGCGGGACCTCGGTCTCGGCGAGCGGGACGACCTCGCCGGTCTCCTCGCTGACCACTCCCCGATAGTGAGTCGGCACGCCCGCCGCTTCCAGCAACTCGAAGTTGAACGCGCCCATCGCGCAGAGACTCGCGCCCTTGTCGGGAATCTCGTCGGGCATCTTCCCCCAGTCGAAGACCGAGTAGTCGTCGGTGAAGACGAACGACCCGCGCCCGAGCGTGGTCGCGGTCGGTTCGCGCTCGATGCGGAACTCCTTGACGCTGGTCACCGTAACCACCTCGCGCTCGACGCCCGACTCGCGCCCGTCCCGGTATCACTCGCCTTGTCGCCGCGTGCCCCGTCGCTGTCGGTCATGTGCGAGGGGTAGCCGCCGTCGGACTAAGGCGTTTCCATTCCCGTGCGTACTTTCTATCAATCACCCGCTCGAAATATGCACTTTCGCGCATTAGGTCGGGGTGGCGTCAGGATTTCCGACGACCAGTGAGGACCGCAACGACCCGCGACGACCGAGACCGCTCGTTCCGGACGGCGGCAACCCCCTGCCGTAACCCGTCGGTTTTTATCGCTCCCGGTCCTCATCACGGGTGATGGAAGACGCGGCCCGGACGAACGTTCCGCGAGGAGAGTTCGACTTCGAGTACGTGCCCGAGACCGACCAGTCGTTCGAGAACGCACTGGCGAAAGCCAGCGATGGCGAGCGCCTGAGCGTCGCCGACGGCATCGAACTCATGACGACCGGCACCGACCGCGAGGGTATCCACTTAGACCGGAAAGAGCGGGTGCTGGAGACCGCCGACCGCCGCCGGGCCGAGGTCGTCGGCGAGGGCGTCACCTTCGTCGCCAACCTGAACAACAACGTCACGACCGCGTGCAACACCGGATGTCTGTTCTGTAACTTCAAGAACACGGCTCAGGACTTCGAGACCGATAACGAGACCAACCACGGCGGATTCACCAAGACGCCCGAGGAGTCCCGCAAAATCGTCGAATCGGCCCGCGAGACGGGAATTTACGAGGTCACGTCGGTCAGCGGTCTCCACCCCGGTCTCGCGCTGGACGACGAACACCTCGAACTCTTGGAGGCGAGCGACCGCGGCGACCTGAACTACAAGTCGCCGTCGGCCTACGAGACCGACCCCGGCACCTACGTCGCCCAGATGGAGGCGATGAACGTCGGCGACGTTCACCTCCACTCGATGACTCCCGAGGAGGCCTACCACGCCCGAAGAGGGACCGACTGGTCCTACGAGGAGGTGTACCGCCGCCTGAAGGAGGCCGGACTCGACAGCGTTCCCGGCACCGCCGCCGAGATTCTGGTCGATGAAGTCCGGGGGGTTATCTGTCCCGGCAAAATCGGGAGCGACGAGTGGGTCGAAGCGATGGAGGCCGCCGCAAAAGTCGGTCTCGACACGACCGCGACCATCATGTACGGCCACGTCGAGAACGAGGCCCACCGCGTGATGCACCTGAAACGAATCCGGGATTTACAGGACCGAACGGACAACATCACGGAGTTCGTCCCGCTCTCGTTCGTCCACTCGAACACGCCGCTCGCCGAGCGCGGGATGGTGGAGGCGGGCGCGACGACCCACGAGGACGAACTCATGATAGCCGTCTCCAGACTCTTCCTCGACAATATCGAGAACATCCAGTCGTCGTGGGTCAAGTACGGCGACGAGCAGGGCCTGAAGATGCTCTCCTGTGGGGCGAACGACTTCATGGGCACCATCCTCAGCGAGGAAATCACGAAGCGGGCGGGCGGCGAGTTCGGCGAGGCCCGGTCGTTCGCGGAGTACGTCGAGATGATAACCGCCATCGGTCGGACGCCCGTCGAGCGTTCGACCGACTACCGACAGACCCGAGTTATCGACCCCTCGGACCCGCCGTTCGGCCCGGAGTTGGGTCCGGCGGCCGACGGGTCGCCGCTGGTCCCCGAGTCCGAGCGAACCGCCCCGGCCGAGTCGGTCGCCGACGACTGAGGAGTTCGACTGAACATGATGAACACCACGCACGCCGCGATGGGGGTCACGCTGGCGGCCCCGTTCACGGCCCTCGCGCCCGAGTTTGCGCCCGCGGCCGCGCTGGCCGCACTCGCCGGGGGCGTCTTTCCGGACCTCGATTTGCTCTCGGGCCAGCACCGCCGGACGCTCCACTTTCCGGTCTACTACGCGGTGGCCGGAGTCGCGGCGGGCGGGATTGCCCTGCTCGCGCCCGCGACGGCGACGGTCGCGCTCGCGTTGTTCCTGCTCTCGGCCGCGCTCCACTGCATGACCGACGCCGCGGGCGGCGGTCTCGAACTCCGGCCGTGGGAGGCCACCGACGACCGGGGCGTCTACGTCCACGCCGCGGGCAGGTGGGTCCGACCGCGGCGCTGGATTCGCTACGACGGCGCGCCCGAAGACCTCGTAGTGACTGCGGTCTTCTCGCTACCGGGCCTGTTGGTCTTCGACGGCGCGATTCGGACGCTGACCGTCGTCGGACTCGCGGTGTCGGTCGTCTACGTCGCGGTCCGAAAGCAGTTGCCCGAGGTCGAGACGCGCTTTCTCCGATAATTTTACCGACTATGACGTAACGAAAACATGGGGGCCGTTTCAGTACGTTTATCGTGTGCGGTCCGGATGAACCGCACACATGGACACCGCTATCAGGGTGTTGGTCGTAGACGATAGCAATTTCTACGCCCAACTCGTCGCCGACACCCTCTCGACGGACTACGATATGGAGACGCTTACCGGAAACAACGCCCGCGAAGGACTCGACTCTCTCGAAACGTCGGAAGTCGATTGCGTCGTCACCGACTACCAGATGCCCGACCTCGACGGCATCGAGTTCCTCGAAGCGGCCCGCGAGCGGGGCTTCGAGCAACCATTCATTCTCCTGACCGGCACCGGGAGCGAGGCGGTCGCCAGCGAGGCGGTTGCGGCGGGCGTCACCCACTACTTCCAGAAGAACGAGGGCGACCAGCAGTTCGAGAAACTGGCGAATCAGATCGACAACGCCGTCGAACAGCGCCGGACCGAAAAGAAGTACGAACTACTGGTGGACAACTCGCCGGACCTCATCGCGCAGATAAACGCCGACGGCGAGTTCGTCATGGCCAACCAGTCGATGGCCGACTCCTTCGACGCCACGCCCGAGGAGTTGGCGGGCAAGTCGGTGGCCGATCTGGCGCCCGAGGACATCGCCGAGAAGCGACTGTCGGTCGGCCGGGAGGTCATCGAGACGGGCGAGACGCGGCGCTTCGAGGACGGATACAACGGCGACTACTTCCACAACGTCTTCGTGCCGGTGGACCTGCCCGGCGAGCGCGCGACGTGTCAGGTCATCGCGCGCAACATCACCGACCGGAAGAAGGCCGAGATAGAACTGAAAGAGACCGTCGAAAAGCTCGAAGAGTCCAACGCCCAGTTAGAGCAGTTCGCCTACGTCGCCTCCCACGACCTTCAGGAACCGCTCCGGATGGTGTCTAGCTACATGCAACTGCTCGAACGCCAGTACGGAGACAAGTTAGATGAGGACGCACAGGAGTTCATCGACTACGCCGTGGACGGGGCCGACCGGATGAAACAGATGATAAACGACCTGCTCCAGTACTCGCGGGTTGACACCCGCGGCGGCGACTTCGAGCAGACCGACTTCGAGTCGGTGTTAGAGCAGGCCCTCGACAATCTACAGGTCGCCATCGCCGAGAGCGACGCCGAGATTACCCACGACTCGCTCCCGACGGTGGTCGGCGACGAGAGCCAACTGGCGATGCTGCTTCAGAACCTCGTGAGCAACGCCATCAAATACTGCGACGAGGGACCGCCCCGAATCCACGTCACGGCCGAGCGCGACGGCGACGAGTACGTCTTCGCGGTCAGCGACAACGGCATCGGGATTTCCGAGGACAACCTCGAAGAGGTGTTCCGAATCTTCGGGCGACTCCACGGCAAGGACGAATACTCGGGGACCGGCATCGGACTGGCGATGTGCCAGAAGATAGTTGACCGCCACGGCGGCACCATCCGGGTCGAATCGGCCCCCGGAGAAGGCTCTACCTTCTACTTCACTCTTCCCGTGGGAGGTGTCGAGGATGAGTGACCGACTCACCGGCGAGCGAATAGAGATTCTGCTCGTCGAGGACAACCCCGGCGACGTTCGCCTGACCGAGGAGGCGTTAGAGCAGGGCGACGTGTTGAACAACCTCCACGTCGTCGGCGACGGCGTCGAGGCGATGTCGTTTCTCCGTTGTGAGGGCGAGTACGAGGACACGCCCCAACCCGACCTCATCCTGCTGGACCTCAACCTCCCTCGGAAGGACGGCGAGGAAGTCCTCAAGGAGATAGACGAGGACCGCGAACTCCGGCGCATCCCGGTAGTCGTGCTGACGAGTTCGGAGGCCGAGGAGGACATCGCCCGGAGTTACGAACTCCACGCCAACGCCTACATCACGAAACCGGTGGACATCGACCAGTTCATCGATGTCGCACAGAATCTAGAGGCGTTCTGGCTCTCCATCGTCAAACTTCCGCCGAACAATGAGTGACCGGTTCTCGAACGAGACGGCGGACGCACAGGCCGACGAGGAAGCGACGAGCGACGACGCTCCCGACGAGACGACGATTCTGCTCATCGAGGACAACGACGGGGACGCCCGCCTCATCGAGGAGATGATTCACATGAAGGGCAACATGCTGGACGACAGCAGCAGCATGCCCAATATCACGCTCGTCCGGGAGGACTGTCTCGCGGACGGTCTGGACACGCTCGACGCGGCGACCATCGATGTAATTTTGCTCGACCTGATGCTCCCCGACAGCAGCGGCGAGAAGACTCTCGACGCCGTCCTCGACCAGACCCGCGAAGTGCCAATCGTCCTTCTGACGGGACTCAACGACCGAGATTTCGGCGTCGAAGCGGTCCAGCGCGGCGCGCAGGACTACCTCGTCAAGGGTGAAATCGATGGGGAACTGCTCGTCCGGACGATGCGCTACGCGATAGAGCGCAAGAAAAACGAGCGGGAACTCGCCCGCCGGACCGAGCAACTGGCCATCCTGAACCAGATTCTCGAACACGACATCCGCAACGATATGAACGTCGTCTGCGGCACGGGCGAACTCCTGCGCGAACGCGTCGATGACGACCACGCGGAGTTCCTCGACCGGATGT
This genomic stretch from Halorussus pelagicus harbors:
- a CDS encoding formyltetrahydrofolate deformylase encodes the protein MTQRELTEITVIGDDDTGLVARVTSLLFERGINIEDLDQAVRDDLFRMTMRVDTAGMETTRDALRADLGELGDDLGVDVRVRFPDDRETKRIAVLVTKESHCLRRLCEAEADLDAEISVVIGNHPDLESVAEEYDVPFHDIGDAQGNADEEHLLDLLGEYDADLVVLARYMRILGPNVVFRYEGRIINVHPSLLPAFPGAKAYRQAKEAGVRLAGVTAHYVTTDLDQGPIVAQRAFNVPDGASVETLKERGQPLEADVLLEAVRLHLGDDLSIHRGRTKLRDDAAEVATGASDDSAYQLGMPPELDRATPDEPTDERLVAPPETSDD
- the cofH gene encoding 7,8-didemethyl-8-hydroxy-5-deazariboflavin synthase subunit CofH produces the protein MEDAARTNVPRGEFDFEYVPETDQSFENALAKASDGERLSVADGIELMTTGTDREGIHLDRKERVLETADRRRAEVVGEGVTFVANLNNNVTTACNTGCLFCNFKNTAQDFETDNETNHGGFTKTPEESRKIVESARETGIYEVTSVSGLHPGLALDDEHLELLEASDRGDLNYKSPSAYETDPGTYVAQMEAMNVGDVHLHSMTPEEAYHARRGTDWSYEEVYRRLKEAGLDSVPGTAAEILVDEVRGVICPGKIGSDEWVEAMEAAAKVGLDTTATIMYGHVENEAHRVMHLKRIRDLQDRTDNITEFVPLSFVHSNTPLAERGMVEAGATTHEDELMIAVSRLFLDNIENIQSSWVKYGDEQGLKMLSCGANDFMGTILSEEITKRAGGEFGEARSFAEYVEMITAIGRTPVERSTDYRQTRVIDPSDPPFGPELGPAADGSPLVPESERTAPAESVADD
- a CDS encoding sensor histidine kinase: MDTAIRVLVVDDSNFYAQLVADTLSTDYDMETLTGNNAREGLDSLETSEVDCVVTDYQMPDLDGIEFLEAARERGFEQPFILLTGTGSEAVASEAVAAGVTHYFQKNEGDQQFEKLANQIDNAVEQRRTEKKYELLVDNSPDLIAQINADGEFVMANQSMADSFDATPEELAGKSVADLAPEDIAEKRLSVGREVIETGETRRFEDGYNGDYFHNVFVPVDLPGERATCQVIARNITDRKKAEIELKETVEKLEESNAQLEQFAYVASHDLQEPLRMVSSYMQLLERQYGDKLDEDAQEFIDYAVDGADRMKQMINDLLQYSRVDTRGGDFEQTDFESVLEQALDNLQVAIAESDAEITHDSLPTVVGDESQLAMLLQNLVSNAIKYCDEGPPRIHVTAERDGDEYVFAVSDNGIGISEDNLEEVFRIFGRLHGKDEYSGTGIGLAMCQKIVDRHGGTIRVESAPGEGSTFYFTLPVGGVEDE
- a CDS encoding response regulator — translated: MSDRLTGERIEILLVEDNPGDVRLTEEALEQGDVLNNLHVVGDGVEAMSFLRCEGEYEDTPQPDLILLDLNLPRKDGEEVLKEIDEDRELRRIPVVVLTSSEAEEDIARSYELHANAYITKPVDIDQFIDVAQNLEAFWLSIVKLPPNNE
- a CDS encoding phosphoribosylaminoimidazolesuccinocarboxamide synthase; translated protein: MTSVKEFRIEREPTATTLGRGSFVFTDDYSVFDWGKMPDEIPDKGASLCAMGAFNFELLEAAGVPTHYRGVVSEETGEVVPLAETEVPPTEMAIDLTQVPDLPHEGRSYDYDAYHEAAGDNFLIPLEIVFRNSVPVGSSLRRRTDPADHGLDFAEWPEGVVQLEEPIVEFSTKYEEGDRYLSRREADRIAGLADVTELEAVAREVNRVVTEQAAEAELVHEDGKIECLYVDGEVRVADVVGTFDENRFTFHGQQVSKEFVRQYHKRTQPEWVEAVDAAKQEAKKRDVADWKSLCEASPESLDDEVIEAASDLYAAGTNAYVGRELFEAPSLVDAVGAVRDL
- a CDS encoding aryl-sulfate sulfotransferase → MRFRDAVRVLFVGIVVASAFVFASGYLSAETTSSSSGRPTFDASPREGITVVATDSNTWMGEASDGPRARAELVAFAPNGSVMYYNDSHTRYWDVDPVQGAETTVEYVAADHLNASECHATTPCTRNVVERANLSTGEVTRLYGRITPGKHSTRWHDADRLDEDSLVVADIAQDRVYVVNTTSELIEWEWDAQRDYSTASGGPYPEDWTHLNDVEVLADGTIMASLRNQDQVVFLNRETGLQENRTLGEDGDHDTIYEQHNPDYINAADGGPAVLIGDSENNRVVEYQREGGEWTQSWVWQDARTQWPRDADRLPNGNTLVTDSNGNRVVEVNRQGEVVWSVDIAFPYESERLNTGDESTGGPAAAEAGLQSRTGGGASLGDSAGQTAATESAGPLDRAWAVVRDLLPGRTANGLMYVTPVWMGGPEVLALAAALLTLVVWVVCEAYWSSWRASVHSPVSISRRK
- the purS gene encoding phosphoribosylformylglycinamidine synthase subunit PurS is translated as MTAYTATVTVRLKEGVLDPEAETTKQALQRLGFELDHLRSADRFELDLDAESADDAAERADEMAERLLANPTIHDYDIEVESRE
- a CDS encoding hybrid sensor histidine kinase/response regulator; amino-acid sequence: MSDRFSNETADAQADEEATSDDAPDETTILLIEDNDGDARLIEEMIHMKGNMLDDSSSMPNITLVREDCLADGLDTLDAATIDVILLDLMLPDSSGEKTLDAVLDQTREVPIVLLTGLNDRDFGVEAVQRGAQDYLVKGEIDGELLVRTMRYAIERKKNERELARRTEQLAILNQILEHDIRNDMNVVCGTGELLRERVDDDHAEFLDRMLENSEHVVELTETVSTLLETITGEQDPDLEPVDAGRILETELRKARSSHDDATFAVDGDLPSVSVRANSMLSSVFSNLLNNAVQHNDTDNPQIEVGVSVADDTVEIRVADDGPGIPSDRRDAVFGRGEQGIDSEGTGIGLYLVDTLVKQYGGSVHVEDNDPSGAVFVVELVAL
- a CDS encoding metal-dependent hydrolase, translating into MMNTTHAAMGVTLAAPFTALAPEFAPAAALAALAGGVFPDLDLLSGQHRRTLHFPVYYAVAGVAAGGIALLAPATATVALALFLLSAALHCMTDAAGGGLELRPWEATDDRGVYVHAAGRWVRPRRWIRYDGAPEDLVVTAVFSLPGLLVFDGAIRTLTVVGLAVSVVYVAVRKQLPEVETRFLR